In the Glycine max cultivar Williams 82 chromosome 19, Glycine_max_v4.0, whole genome shotgun sequence genome, CATATATTTGAATGTAAACATCTTCAAAAACCAATTAAACTATAGGTAAATTATAGTTCCTCTTGGAACATTATGTTTAATTTATCTTACGtagcagtaaaaaaaattatcttatttttctttaattttctgtaattatattttttcttctttaggcAATCTTTATCCTAAAagtcaaaaataattattttttcagaaatctttaattaattaaaaaaataagggtaaagatgaaaaataatgtttttgaattatttttaaaataacttgatcattatatatatatatatatatatatatatatatatatatatatatatatataaatgtgtgtGGCCGGCCTTAGATTTTTGTCTCTTGAGTGGActgaaaaaattatacttttgtaATAATcacttgaattattttttttgcatttttttgacaaaatcattaataatttgttcatagttaaaattttcaaataatctaTTCAATAGAAATCAAAAACATGTTTATATAATCTACCCTATGACATagttttaaataagattttaacaattttaaatttgataaattagttTCTTTTTAGTGTATGCAATAGTTAATATATTGTTTATAAGTTGTACTtacattaagaaaataattaaatattttcaaataactCAACATTAtaaaacttgatttttattcaaccGTTGAAGTTTGAATTATaaccattataattttttgttcaataacTTTGTTTACATAATTATgataacattaataaaaaatagaagggaAATAATATGTCATACTTTTCTCTTTTACATTTAAACATTGCACTTGAATTGTCCATTCATTTTCTCAAAATTGTGAATATATTTTGTTGATTAGTGTAAATATCACAATTAATTGACTAATTACTGATAAATGTTTCTAAAAAAGAATtccattcaaaatttatttatttttataataagttatgtatataaaaaatttcttttaataacGAATAATGTTCTTAAAAGTTGGTCTTTATGTAAGTGCAACAATATTGTGCAATTTATGTAGTGAATCTTATTTAGTGGAATGAAACTTTAGGTAAAATCATTTATTAGtgataatttaatctttaaaaaaaataaaaaaaatgatttattctctgaaggtataaaaaatataataattatgtccCTCAATAGTTTTGTGGgactattttttgttattaaaatattgGCTAAATTACAATCTTTGTCTCCCTAGTTTCTTAAATTCTTGATTTTGGTACTCTTggattttaattgtaatatttggtcctctaattttataaattggtgATTTTGGTCCTCTTGATAAATTATTAGCAAATAATTCTGATTAATCgagttattaagttaattataaattaatttaaataattaattattaaaaatttaataatcctAATTCTCCACAACATTATGCTTCTCCTCTTCTCCACAAACACTTCTTCCACCTCTATTGCTGTGGGCAACTCCACGGGCAACAATACCACATTAGGGTTAAtagtcttttataaaaaaaaattaatgattagtaatttttatttaatttataattattttaatatctcaaataatcacaattattagTTAATGATCTATTAGGGTGCCTAAAtcactaatttataaaattaagggaccagatgttacaattaaaaatcaagaagaccaaaatcatgaatttgaaaaactatgaggaccaaaattataatttaacctaaaatataatgttttttataaccattatatatataatgtttaatgactaatttaacattaatttatatttttttgaagaacAATTTGATATTAAGTTGTAATTAAAGTTCATTGATCAATTTGTCAATAagttataataattaagaatgtaattattatattttttacatattcaaggactaaattaattttttgtgttctttcattaattaaattttcatcttttattcatttaaaattcaaaatagtcattTATCCTAAATCTTTTGCTAATATTgtatactttttatattatttgtaatGACAACTATTATCTTATGACAACAGACAAATTGAGCAGTTAAATTTTATATAgggaaaaaattatgaataaaaaatttatttatttttggatatatatgaaaatctaattcaattGTGTAATGatgaaactaaaacaaaatattttactaaaatatatgaACTTATTTGTCATGACAACTATTATGTTATGTAAGACATTGTCTCTTGGGTAGATATGGAGGAACTTTGGACACAAGGGCACAAAAATGTATTTTCGGTATGTTTAGAGACACATGGGCTGATTAATAGACACATGGGCTGATTAAGTGTTAAGCCTAATTAAGTCGAGAATGATGCCGGGAAAGGTTTGTATTTGGGGTTCTTACTTTGAGAAGCTCTTTACTAAAGCCAAGCTAAATCAaacattagagaaaaaaattcctGTTAGGAGAGCTGGTTACACTATTTTGTAAGTGTTCCTAACAACAATTTTACCTCCTGTGGAGTATTCTTGCGAATGCAATCtatacaaaaaataagaatctTCATAATAAgctgtaaaaaaaacaaattattttttaaatatattaatataaaattaattaaaaacttgaGGCATTTCAATGTAAGTAGTGGAAGACTTAATTGTAATAGTTTGATAGAACACAAAATCACAGAGCAGATTGTTTTTAAGgattaactaaatttttaatcttaattttttttttaaattcgatttttagtctttaaatttttgtttgattggtcaaggtctcttaattttttttctattaagatttttagtttctaaatttttgtttaattgaaCAAGAATCTTaaacttttagaaatttcaGATTATAGTCCTTGAACAAAAGTTTAagccttttatttatataatgagATGAGAAGGACTAAAAActgaattttcaaaatttttgggACTACAAATCTTAATGGAGAAAAGTTGAgagatattaaaaaatcaaataaaagtttaaggactaaaatctttaatgaaaaaaaattaaaagacctTAAATTGTCAAACAAacatttaggaactaaaaactaaatttaaaaaaagtttaggaattaaaaacttaattaaccctaatttttattaattagtacATTAGAAGTAACTTTAACCCAAAAGGTTATTGTAGCGGCATAAGGTTCTACTGTATTTACATAAGTGACAACAATTTATTTAACAACATGTCATTTTCataatgtgtaaaaaaatttagactaATGATAATCACAAACTGTTTGTGAAATTAGTCTCTGACCTAATGAGTTATGAGATATCCGTGTTGtgtgactaaaaaaataaaaagtagcaTCTTAAACTTAGAAACTGTATATTAGTTAACTGCACTGGGATAGGGTAATTTGTATGTAACTAGTAATTAAGCAAAGCAATCTCGGCAGGTTCATTTATATAAAGTATTGCAGCACTTCATTTAGTATCACTTACTCTTATGAAGTCCAAAACTCTGAAACATAAGTAAACTAAAGGGTCTATAATCTTTAATGTAAAATCTGATTCTACGTACTTCCCTTTTTTAGATGAATCACTTTTTCACCACGAATCTATTCAGACTTGAAATATTAGCAAAGTAAAATGCCTTCAGTATTCCTTGTTGAGTGCTTTTTTACTTCGAATTCTGTAGTATTCATTCCAAACTTGAAACAATAACAAAGCCTAATGCATCTAGTACTAGTACTCTCGTTAACCCAAGAATAAGATATACAATGTAGCGTGAAAGTGTTTTcagtttgttttctttcttcattttaaattatttattagaaaaaatctAAGTCCGGCATTGGTTCGAGGTAATaccaagataaaatatataagtaattttcacttttgaaatttctgataaGGCAATTTTGCTATATCACTGAATTTCTGAACTCATATCGTGAAGCTTTTTCATGAACCGTGAACTTCACTAATCTAGAACACGCAAAAATACCCACCAATTCTTCAATAGCATTATTATTGCACAACATGACTGAGACACCACACCTCAGCCTAAAGTTTGAGCAACTAgagaaagcaaagcaaattgcacAAAATTCAGTCCCAAAGATACAAAGGGTACCACATCATCTGCGAGATCGAGAAAATTTTGCCAAGCATTACTTACCCAGGTTGGTGTCAATTGGTCCAATCCATCATGGTGCAGAGAAACTGCAGCTGGGAGAAAAATATAAGCTTATGTGGGCAGCAATGTACCTTGAACGCACCAAACAAGATGCTCAAACTCTGTACCAAAAGATCGCATCGAATATCGAACAACTGAAGGATCTGTTTGCGGAGGATGTTATTAGAGACTTCCCTGATGACGAAAAGCTCTCGTGGTCGTGGATGCTATTTGTGGATGGATGTTCTCTGCTACAAATCTTGGAGAAGGGAGAACTTCAGGATCCAAAAGAAATGAATGTAAAGGTTGATCAACTTGTTCTTGTGTGGCAGGATGTGCTCTTGTTAGAGAATCAACTTCCCTATCATGTGCTTAAACTGTTGTCAGACCATGAGGATGATGCCAAGCTGGTAAAGAGCATGAATGAGTTTCTTAAGTGTCATCATTTGTCACCAGAGCTAAGATCAAAGAAACAGGACATTGGCAACTCTATGACCAAGGATGAACACAGGTAtgcttaaatataattaagttcaTTATGAACATACCAACTTTCAAGTCTTAATCcctttataatttgaattttaatttgtgttaagTTGCTTATATTGTTAAGAACGCAGACACCTAAAAGTCTATACATTATCATAGGTGTATTACATGTTGATATGTTATACTTTCatgtaacaatttttaaatgtaaCACATTGGAGaacaaaaaactaataataaaaaaaaatcatactttcTAATTACATAGcacattttaatttgaatatagaAAAAAGAATCATGAAACAAGATAAATGATATCAATTCAtactaaaacaaacataaaacatGCTTGTTTCTACCTAAAAGCCTATTtagagaaacaaaaatttaaaataatgatttaaatatgtttaaggtCTCTcgtaaataatcaaattttattttaggtccttaataaatttttcgTTGTTATGAGTTTTCGATATATTGaaacttttgttttgaatttttgtcatCCGTTAAGTAATGACGTCTCACTTTACAAATTGATGTGTTTAACATTATCAACGATTAGGATGATGTCACATCATTACTTAATTAATGATAGAGACtcaaagtaaaaattatttattatgaacctaaaataaaattcagtcaTTTAGCATgaactttaaatatatttaagtgtcAAATATTTAtcgagataaaaaatatatacatagatACTCAAATTAATAACAATGTATGTGATAGAGATTTGGTTTgaattattatatcatataagattttaaaaatgattcagCCTGTATGGAATTATGACTATGCTTTGAACATGTTATGTGTTATAGAGCGTTGGATGAAGAAGGGTACACAAGTGTTTATGTAAAGAACGAAGACATCCTGCATGGAGAACACAAAATAGAAATATCCCAGGAatcacctattcatctgcttgATCAGCTTCGCAGATATGTCCTTGATGATCCtcataagaaacaaaaaaatgaaacaggAAACGTGAAAAAGGAAGATCAGAACACAAATGAAGACTTGGACATGACAACATACAGGAACATACAAGAGCTGAGAGCAGCAGGGATTAAACTAAAGAGAGATAAGTCGCGTAGGCGGCTAAGAGATGTGTCATTCTCTTATCGCTGGATGTGCCTGTGTGCGGAATTGACGCTTCCTCAGATCACAGTCGACGACACAACAACTCCTACATTTCTCAACTTGATAGCGTATGAGATGTGTCCTGATTTCAAGAACAACTTCGAGATTTGTTCCTTTGTGGTCTTCATGGACTCACTTATCGACCATCCCGAGGATGTGAAGGAGCTGAGAGCAGCAAAGGTTCTGCACAATGCTCTTGGAAGTGATGAGGATGTGGCAAAGCTTTTCAACACCATAAGCGCTGACTTGGTGCCTGACATGGAGAGTTATTTGCATGTTAGACGCCAAATTGAGAAGCATTATAGGAGCAAATATAGGACATGGATAGCTCTTGGTTATCATACCTACTTTAGTAATCCATGGGCAGTCATTGCTTTCCATGCTGCTCTTGTTGTTCTAGTTCTCACTTTCATCCAAACTTGGTTTACTATTCACCCTATTGGCTAATTCACTCACCATGTCAACAAAGTTGAAatcaaaattctttaatttaatttgtatactTTCTTGACTAGTATTTCAGGTCTCTTTCAGGTTCAGGTGATTTTGTATACTTTCTTGACTAGTATTTCAATTGTGTTGTGTATCTAGGAGGCACCTTGGTGCCTTCCATTAGAGAAGattcttttttatgtataatttgaaacatatgattatttttcttaaagtgAATTAAAGATTCTGATATCAATTAAGTTAGTTTAAAGGTACATTTATTATGCTTCATAATGTAAAAGAGAAatgtcactactagaaaatggTATTTTTACGACAACCTTTCTATGACGGTTGTTTTAGAACCACCTTAGAAAATGAaccggtgacatttttgtaattatttattgaaaaaagtcTTGTACGACACACATGCTAAGACGTTTAttgaaaaccgccttagaatgtgtgttggtaaaaaaaattacaatgggTTTTATTAAAACACCGTCGTTATTTCATTGGTCTTATCCACACTCTTTCACAAAGGTTGTGGTGTCCGACCCTTGGCATTCAAAAGCACTGAAAGAAACCTAACAACATAGCATTCTCTAGCCCATCGTCCCTCGACCTCCGCACACAAAGTCCCTCTCAATCTCCCTCACACGCTCCTCACTAAGCTTCTTCCTGAGAAGCGAGTACAAGCGAATATCGCGCAGATGAGTTCGTTGGAGAAGGTGAGCCTCAACATTAACCCGCACTTCTTGAAGCAAGTAAGTACAAGAGACGCAAGCAAATATCGCGCAATGGGAGTTGGATTTCTTTGGTGAAGCGATCGGCGGGGTTTTCTAGGACGATGCCGTCGGAGGCGGCGAAGAAGGCGAGGACGTAGGTGATGAAGTGGCACACGCCGTTGCTGAGGGTGGCCCAATGGCGGAGGTCCTACGAGAGGTCCACCTCCTCCGCCGTCCAGAAGGAGGCCTCGACTTTCTTATACATTTCCCAAATTTCAAGGTTGAGAAAAAGATGCACGTTGTTCAAGGTTTGTTTTTTTCACTTTGTACATGCATTTGTTAATGCGATAATAACAAAAACTTACATCTCTTGgtttttaattgaattgtttttttcctcctggcctatagcctatcaaaggcttCTATTTTGACTCGGCCTGACCGTTTTAAAATCCTAGTCTGGTCTGATAGCCTTTTTATAAGCTTTCttcacattaaattttaatattcatttgCTATGGAGtaggaacgtaataggaaagttaaagaaaaatgaaacgtTAACAAGAATAGGaaagccaataaaaataaaataatgaggaatattaaggggcacatgactcacacctaaattataattaaagtcttacttgattataggaatagaagttatggagcagtaatgtgtaatcaaagtctgttagtttaaaaaaaaattaattgtaccaaaaaaataatataagtatatattggtacccaaaaaataatacaagtatatatacatatatataggccggccTATTAGGCTTATAAGgttttttaataagcctaagcctggtctatttaacttaatagacttttaaaaaagcctaagcctaaccttttaattaaataggccaGTGCATGTCAGACTTTATGTAAGCCCCTGTAGGCtggcctggcctattcccacccctagttGTGGATGGAGTATGAAGCAAATTCTTCTCTAGAAGCTAAATTTGTCAAGGACCTTGACAAGGTTTGTGGATTTTTTGCTATTGTCTTTCAATGAGTTACATTTGCTGTAAAAATATAAGCCAATAAATAATTGAAGCAGaatataagataaattatacaatgtttataattttaatactaGTTTTTATAATGATAGAATATCAAATGAATCAAATATGCTAGGACTGATAGGTGAAATAACGTTTAGTGGCTTGTACTTAATATCATTTAACTATATTAAATACCAATATAAGAATTTATGGAATTTTGAAGCAAGGAGATTAATAAGCCAACTAAAACGATGCTTTATACTTACAAATGAATGAACATTTTTGTATGAATATTGAATGTGTAATtgtgtttctttgttttttactaGGTAGCAAAACGGTAGATGTAGCCTTACAATATGAGGAGGTAgtgaatttctttattttataaaattaaatttattatcattaattcttttttatttttataatttatattattaatattataagagatatgagtaagaaaaaatatttatggtgAGACATAAAGACTAACTCTTAGTGAGTTGTTTGTGGTGTTGGATCATGATGAAAGCATCAACATCACGCTTTAACCTATAGTTCAATTAATCTATTCCTATAGGGAttgtttattgaattttgaTGTTTCTGATACAGACTGAAGATGCCAGGACGAATGGAAGATTTGGAGAACCAACTGAATCAGAATACTGGAAGACATTATGGTGGTAATAGAGTGGGCAATGTTGGACTCACGCAACACAGAATGGAGGGGCAGAAcagaattgagggagtaaaactcaatgtaccTCCTTTCAAGGGTAGGAGTGACCTAGATGCCTACCTTGACTAGGAGATGAAAATTGAGCATGTATTCTCTTGCAATGATTATACGGAAGAGCGGAAGGTGAAGTTCGCAGCAGCTGAATTTtcagactatgcccttgtttggtggaataaaaatcaaagagagatgatgaGAGAGGAGGGGCGGGAGATAGATACATAGACAGAGATGAGAAGGGTGATGCGAAAGAGGTATGTCCCAACTAGTTACAGCAGAAGCATGCGACAGAAATTCCAGAGGCTGTCCTAGGGAAGTTTAACTGTGGAGGAGTACTACAAGGAGATGGAGAAGAcactagtgagggccaacattgaagaggaaacTGAGGACACGATAGCTCATTTTCTGAGTGGCCTAAATTCTAACAttagagatgttgttgaattacaGGAGTATGTGGAATTGGATGACTTTCTGCATAAAGCAGTCTGGGTTAAACAACAACAGAAGATGAAAATTGCAGCGAGAAGGAACTCATCCAATAATTTCAACTAGAACTAGACCAATAGATCCAAgaaggagcggatcgcttgatacaggctacggagatttggatgacgccacttccggtgaaggaagataagtcagggtagacgccacaaggattaccttgataagtctgagattggttcaacaagaaacccagagagaaactctcaccaaattttatgaaaatgccaaaagtttttattgaaaaaagaaaaccaatacctatagtgtatctgaacaaaaagataaaaataggcaTGGGTCttcaaaacagtttgggccaaaaaaattataaataaaaaaatagaacatatttattatgggtcttcaaattaatctgggccttcagtgtgacaccctctaccccgacatatatataaataaataaatatataaaaatatactggtaaacaaaatcacatgggtaaaaggttcacgttcacttcaattaccaaataaaactcattaaaaacatattcggctcaaaataagaccgtcaaaatttacaaaaatattttgttaaatcagtgaggtgaaataaaatagactaacatcataaaattaatataaaaacttatatctcaatgtcacatcttatcagagtgttgtgtcccgacgtccttcaacacaatattccttaaactagttcacctagtcatctgctcccccgaacacaaagtttaagatcatcacaggatccaaacacaaacagcaaaccgggagtgagttatcacattcctaactaatagagaaacaagacaactagatatacacatcatataaataaaataaaatatacttacaCGTAATttacgtaattccaccactttgtcattcaaagttcacttttcatccatcaatcacacttttcaatcatcaatcacattacacaagaatcacacgctctgatcaagacataataacacctcaatttcataataaacaattagcaagcgcatgagacagttatacTAAGattcaagcctatatgcaatgtgataacatgtcagtgaaaaaccaccctggggcacttaggagtacataacaagacacaccacacaatgggtttgtcaggtcactctcactaagtaagatcatagggagaccagtcagggtcacgatgggTTTGCGAGAAttctccaaccatatgggatcagcatagacttaaaggaacactcaaacccggtgacccccaaggcctacactccgaagagtccgtcagggcttctccctcctgattcaagtacaacccctaaaatcattttagcacacagacactgctcgtgaattatacaatacccacgacctcacactcgtgttttaaacacgtacaacatattgcgctacaatttaacactggttcctaaataggaaacctacactttctctttaacactggttcctaaataggaaacctacattttttctttaacattgcgcatttacacttttctcaagataacagtGGTCGGGTTATtatacaattcacagcttacaacacaaataatgtcatctcaagagttaatcacacacttattcacaaccaaaactcattcacaatttcacatctcataatgtcacactccaccatcacatgttttcacgtatctcacaattcaacacctgttatactttacacttttactcaatctcaataacaatattataatctcaaggcaacatattattccataattcatcacatatttcatttataagcactgctcatgaattatacaatattcacgacctcacactcgtgtttcaaacacgtttaacacattgcgctacaatttaacactggtttctgaataggaaacctacattttctcttaaacactgcgcatcaacgcttttctcaagataacactggtcggattattgtataattcatagctcacaatataattaatgtaacatcaagtgttaaacacatccacttattcacaatcgaatatcatgcccacactttaacatcttataacatcacatcaatcatctcataacattcctaatgatattcataaggtacaacatacacatgttcatcaaatttaaccataatattctcaaactccaacacttaataatttttggaatcatactataacactcaacaatattatttacataaattattaatataaataactacttctatatatataaactagcatacatcatattgaatcacaaatttcaaattaagctttcaatgcacaaattctaaataattatatgaacactttggtcaatttcaattatgatattaatttttaaattatatataaaaaacctaaaaaaacaagaaaaagagaaaatacaaaatcaatatctcactcTAAATTTCTCCTAAATTTACTACATCAATTCAtgttaattagaaaaatgtttgatttatAAGATTCatgctcaacacaatagcatatcaatttcacaacaattggtttgtcaaacaaatataattcacaattataaCTATAAGGATATAATAAAAATGACGAAAACACCCAGaacccattccaattgatactctaaggatccttacacatgttctcactaatctctaattgtgaataactcatatcttacctctgagcgggctcacgtgtcttcagtcAGCAATAACAGCACCTCTAGcggtttcctgagattcctccagttattcctccgactgtcctgatagaattcccaaacgtcagagagacggagaagagattgaagcctccacttatACTATCTTCATCGATTCCATTTTCTCCCTCCCTGAATATTGTTTCGGAATTCTCAATGGTGAAACTGTGCACAATTGAATAGGGAACAAAATATCCAAATTgtatgaaaatccaacggttaaagaaaCTAAGATCATAGTTTTATcgagacagctctgggtttctacgggaaaggaaaagactacaatgcgagaggtatttctcttttctcagacatgatatcgaaattcccaatGGTGAGAATGCTAGGAATTGAGTTGCGAATGTGATGCtcaaatttcatgacgatccaacggtgaatgaatcCGAGATCTTggtttttctgagacagattTGGTGCGCTGCgagaaaagaaagggttttg is a window encoding:
- the LOC100818044 gene encoding UPF0481 protein At3g47200 translates to MTETPHLSLKFEQLEKAKQIAQNSVPKIQRVPHHLRDRENFAKHYLPRLVSIGPIHHGAEKLQLGEKYKLMWAAMYLERTKQDAQTLYQKIASNIEQLKDLFAEDVIRDFPDDEKLSWSWMLFVDGCSLLQILEKGELQDPKEMNVKVDQLVLVWQDVLLLENQLPYHVLKLLSDHEDDAKLVKSMNEFLKCHHLSPELRSKKQDIGNSMTKDEHRALDEEGYTSVYVKNEDILHGEHKIEISQESPIHLLDQLRRYVLDDPHKKQKNETGNVKKEDQNTNEDLDMTTYRNIQELRAAGIKLKRDKSRRRLRDVSFSYRWMCLCAELTLPQITVDDTTTPTFLNLIAYEMCPDFKNNFEICSFVVFMDSLIDHPEDVKELRAAKVLHNALGSDEDVAKLFNTISADLVPDMESYLHVRRQIEKHYRSKYRTWIALGYHTYFSNPWAVIAFHAALVVLVLTFIQTWFTIHPIG